In Rhodospirillales bacterium, a single genomic region encodes these proteins:
- a CDS encoding ComF family protein, protein MIAIHPQNIVGRWRCGVALDFHTTSSTPTGPNEFGHMQFDTVRPEIAELLYQLKYRGKQDAAKDMIEAAATFLMPHLGKVDLIVPVPPSSARAVQPVLVLAHGLGDAVGLPVAECVTTTRSTTQLKGVTDPDKRNALVDGLYVVDANQTAGKNVLLFDDLFRSGATMNAITDVLLQQGKASSVRALAITKTRSNQ, encoded by the coding sequence GTGATCGCCATTCACCCGCAAAACATCGTCGGGCGCTGGAGATGCGGCGTCGCGCTTGATTTTCATACGACTAGTAGCACTCCGACAGGACCCAACGAGTTTGGCCATATGCAGTTCGACACGGTGCGCCCGGAGATCGCCGAATTGCTGTATCAGCTCAAGTACCGGGGCAAACAGGATGCGGCGAAGGACATGATCGAGGCGGCCGCCACGTTCTTGATGCCGCACCTGGGCAAGGTCGATCTGATCGTTCCCGTACCGCCTTCTAGCGCACGCGCCGTTCAGCCGGTCCTGGTCTTGGCGCATGGCCTCGGTGATGCGGTCGGTCTGCCCGTTGCGGAGTGTGTCACGACGACACGCTCGACAACGCAACTCAAGGGTGTCACCGACCCCGACAAGCGGAATGCGCTGGTCGATGGGCTCTATGTGGTCGATGCCAACCAGACCGCAGGGAAAAACGTTCTGCTCTTCGACGATCTTTTCCGGTCTGGCGCCACCATGAACGCCATCACCGACGTGCTGCTACAGCAAGGAAAAGCCAGTAGCGTGCGCGCCCTGGCAATCACCAAGACCAGGAGCAACCAATGA
- a CDS encoding putative addiction module antidote protein yields MNTVFVGGSRHVSRLPTDVKTRLNNVIRSGHRVIVGDANGADKAVQKHFHDAAYDKVTVFCSGDSFRNNLGQWETHKIDVPKHTKGFQFYAAKDREMAREADFGLMIWDGKSPGTLLNVLRLVRSGKIAVLFSVPDKGAINFKNEADWEAFLGRCSGELRRDLRERATPDEWLPSRQQSLLDVPAEANAASDEQPSSQSPPDDQEGELANDLNVALAAGDPAAVVNVLGSLAKTRGMSQVARETGLAREGLYRALSMDGNPEFATVLKVLSSLGLRLTAEPVQHASK; encoded by the coding sequence ATGAACACGGTTTTCGTCGGCGGCTCGCGCCATGTCTCTCGCCTCCCTACGGACGTGAAAACCCGATTGAACAACGTCATCAGGAGCGGGCACCGTGTCATCGTCGGCGACGCCAACGGAGCCGACAAGGCCGTGCAGAAGCACTTCCACGATGCCGCCTACGACAAGGTAACGGTGTTCTGCTCAGGCGATAGCTTCCGCAACAACTTGGGCCAATGGGAGACACATAAGATCGACGTACCCAAGCACACCAAGGGATTCCAGTTCTACGCCGCCAAGGATCGCGAGATGGCGCGAGAGGCGGATTTCGGTCTGATGATCTGGGACGGCAAAAGTCCTGGAACACTCCTGAACGTCCTGCGGCTGGTGCGCTCTGGCAAGATCGCTGTGTTGTTCAGCGTGCCGGATAAAGGCGCGATCAACTTCAAGAATGAAGCCGATTGGGAGGCATTTCTGGGCCGTTGCAGTGGCGAGTTGCGTCGTGATCTGCGCGAACGCGCTACGCCGGATGAATGGCTGCCAAGCCGGCAGCAGAGCCTTCTGGATGTGCCAGCGGAGGCCAACGCCGCGAGCGATGAACAGCCGAGTTCGCAGTCACCACCAGACGACCAGGAGGGCGAACTGGCGAACGATCTCAATGTGGCGCTGGCAGCTGGCGATCCTGCCGCCGTTGTGAATGTCCTGGGAAGCCTTGCCAAGACGCGGGGCATGAGCCAGGTGGCGAGGGAGACGGGCTTGGCGCGCGAAGGCCTCTATCGTGCGCTTAGCATGGATGGCAATCCGGAGTTTGCTACCGTGCTCAAGGTCCTCTCGTCTCTGGGGCTGCGTCTCACTGCGGAGCCTGTCCAGCACGCAAGCAAATAA
- a CDS encoding molecular chaperone TorD family protein, with amino-acid sequence MSSQIGQYSRVSEEDLLRARFYSLLAQLLSQPPGPSTLVNLSHLEGNDSPIGAALGDLAAVASRMSPSDAEEEFNRLFIGLTEGEVRPYGSYYQTGFLYDKPLADLRWDMEALGIARAENVPEPEDHIAALCEIMHGLITGAYGVPAGLETQRTFFDAHIDGWASRFFRDLESADAAELYRPVGAIGRIFFEIEREAFGMVEALVDEEP; translated from the coding sequence GTGTCGTCCCAAATTGGACAATACTCGCGCGTCTCGGAAGAAGACCTTCTCCGAGCGCGCTTCTATTCTCTGCTGGCGCAGCTGCTGTCTCAGCCGCCGGGTCCCTCCACCCTTGTCAACTTGTCCCATCTCGAAGGAAACGACTCGCCGATCGGAGCCGCTCTGGGCGACCTGGCCGCCGTCGCATCGCGCATGTCGCCGTCCGACGCGGAGGAGGAATTCAACCGGCTGTTCATCGGTCTGACCGAAGGCGAAGTCCGTCCTTACGGTTCCTACTACCAGACCGGCTTTCTCTACGACAAACCCCTTGCCGACCTGCGCTGGGACATGGAGGCGCTGGGCATCGCCCGCGCCGAGAACGTGCCGGAGCCGGAGGATCACATTGCCGCGCTGTGCGAGATCATGCATGGCCTGATCACCGGGGCCTACGGTGTGCCGGCCGGACTGGAGACGCAAAGGACGTTTTTCGACGCCCATATCGACGGGTGGGCGTCGCGCTTTTTCAGGGATCTGGAATCGGCCGACGCGGCCGAGTTGTACCGGCCGGTCGGCGCCATCGGCCGGATCTTCTTCGAAATCGAGCGGGAAGCGTTCGGGATGGTCGAAGCGCTCGTCGACGAAGAGCCCTAG